One window of Trifolium pratense cultivar HEN17-A07 linkage group LG5, ARS_RC_1.1, whole genome shotgun sequence genomic DNA carries:
- the LOC123883119 gene encoding uncharacterized protein LOC123883119: MNFWKGIPTVQNFGQYTRVLFNPNIDAAAELKQRMLDRTISKPHSIYAINETTKAHVLDQWVYKTIRHTLSTLGLCAMVTITDIDLFVYFHFRFMKLYLSCHN; this comes from the exons ATGAATTTTTGGAAAG GTATACCTACTGTTCAGAATTTCGGACAATATACAAGGGTGTTATTCAATCCAAATATTGATGCCGCTGCAGAATTGAAGCAAAG AATGCTGGACAGAACAATTTCTAAGCCTCATTCGATATATGCAATAA ATGAAACTACAAAAGCACATGTATTGGATCAGTGGGTGTACAAAACAATTAGACATACTCTATCAACCCTTGGTTTATGTGCAATGGTAACCATTACTGATATTGATTTGTTTGTCTATTTTCATTTTAGATTTATGAAGTTGTACCTAAGTTGTCACAATTAA